In the genome of Bacteroidota bacterium, one region contains:
- a CDS encoding flagellar motor protein MotB, translated as MKTRIILFLFVLGSVNLFAQVDDPKGVIQNPKGFKEKSHNFFMGKRLKMATGQRDTFYTLNVQFNKDTTERGIKYRYLDSLYNDLLARNTELNRKHKGLQADYAEMNQRYTDLLKSSLSKTEQLNMALKQKEDMLSAREKRLAELEAIIRRQDSITNALNEIVKRALLSFNSDELTVEMKNGKVYVSLSDKLLFKSGSADIEEKGQDAIKKLAEVLNKNPEIDVLIEGHTDNVPLRNSANFKDNWELSTERATNIVRILSDVSKVNPKRLTAAGRSEYMPKMTNDTPEGRAKNRRTEIILTPKLDELYKLIDKK; from the coding sequence ATGAAAACACGTATCATATTATTTTTATTTGTATTGGGTTCTGTTAACCTGTTTGCACAGGTTGATGATCCAAAAGGGGTTATTCAAAACCCAAAGGGATTCAAAGAAAAGTCGCATAATTTTTTTATGGGCAAAAGGCTGAAAATGGCCACCGGCCAACGCGATACTTTTTATACGCTAAACGTACAGTTTAACAAGGATACTACAGAGCGTGGCATCAAATACCGTTACCTTGATTCGCTTTACAATGACTTGTTAGCACGCAATACAGAACTAAATCGTAAACACAAAGGTTTGCAGGCTGATTACGCGGAAATGAATCAACGTTATACTGATTTGTTGAAATCGTCATTAAGCAAAACGGAGCAACTGAATATGGCTTTGAAGCAAAAGGAAGACATGCTTTCGGCACGTGAAAAAAGACTGGCTGAATTAGAAGCTATTATTCGCAGACAAGATTCTATTACCAATGCTTTGAACGAAATAGTAAAACGCGCTTTGTTAAGTTTTAACAGTGATGAGTTAACGGTTGAAATGAAAAACGGAAAGGTATATGTTTCTTTAAGCGATAAATTGTTGTTTAAATCGGGCAGTGCTGATATTGAAGAAAAAGGTCAGGATGCGATTAAAAAGTTGGCTGAAGTGTTAAACAAAAACCCTGAAATAGATGTGTTAATTGAAGGCCATACTGATAATGTGCCTTTACGTAACAGCGCTAACTTTAAAGACAACTGGGAGTTGAGTACGGAACGTGCTACTAATATTGTAAGAATTTTAAGCGATGTAAGTAAAGTAAACCCTAAACGTTTAACAGCAGCCGGTCGTAGCGAATACATGCCTAAAATGACTAACGATACACCTGAAGGCAGAGCCAAAAACCGCAGGACTGAAATTATTCTGACACCTAAATTGGATGAGTTGTATAAACTGATTGATAAAAAATAA
- a CDS encoding pyridoxal-phosphate dependent enzyme: MINFHSPLEPLQFEVFKEKNIEVFLKRDDLIHPFVSGNKWRKLKYTLHDAKANNKKHLVSFGGAYSNHLNALACAAAMFGFKATAFVRGEEVDNHMLALNKLWGMHLIFIGRDAYKDKRALFNQYFGNDTDAYFVDEGGAGPLGAKGCEDIVYEQGPEYNRIFCAVGTATTLQGITQAIQKTKLTTKAEGICVLKGADNIDEPLQTLKLNKHYTIHHQFHEGGYAKTNEELFAFIKLFASQTGILLDPVYTAKMMKAVFTLAEQNYFAPHEKIVCVHTGGLLGLLSKL; encoded by the coding sequence ATGATTAACTTTCATTCGCCACTGGAGCCTTTACAGTTTGAAGTTTTTAAAGAAAAGAACATTGAAGTTTTTTTAAAGCGCGATGATTTAATACACCCTTTTGTAAGTGGTAACAAATGGCGCAAACTAAAATATACTTTGCACGATGCTAAAGCCAATAATAAAAAACATTTGGTAAGTTTTGGTGGTGCTTATAGCAACCATTTAAATGCATTGGCTTGTGCAGCGGCTATGTTTGGATTTAAAGCAACTGCTTTTGTAAGGGGTGAAGAAGTGGACAACCACATGTTGGCTTTAAATAAACTATGGGGCATGCACTTGATATTTATTGGCCGCGATGCCTATAAGGATAAACGGGCTTTGTTTAACCAATATTTTGGTAACGATACTGATGCTTATTTTGTTGATGAGGGTGGTGCTGGGCCATTGGGAGCCAAAGGCTGCGAAGACATAGTATATGAGCAGGGACCTGAATACAACAGAATTTTTTGTGCAGTAGGTACAGCCACTACTTTACAAGGTATTACACAAGCCATACAAAAAACCAAACTGACCACAAAGGCAGAAGGTATTTGTGTGTTAAAAGGCGCAGATAATATTGATGAACCGCTACAAACACTCAAGCTAAACAAGCACTATACTATACACCATCAATTTCATGAAGGAGGCTATGCCAAAACCAATGAAGAGTTATTTGCTTTTATTAAACTTTTTGCCAGCCAAACCGGTATTTTATTAGACCCTGTTTATACTGCTAAAATGATGAAAGCCGTATTTACTTTAGCGGAACAAAACTACTTTGCTCCGCATGAAAAAATAGTATGTGTGCATACGGGTGGCTTACTGGGTTTACTTAGTAAGCTTTAG